The DNA segment AGCCGCATCCAGCACACGGTGGAGCGGCTGGCCGCCCAGCACACCGGCGGCCAGATTGCGCTGGTGGCGCACGGCGGCGTGATGGACGTGCTCTACCGCCTGGCCACCCACCAGGACCTGCAGGCCCCGCGCACCTGGGAGCTCGGCAACGCCGCCATCAACCGCCTGCTGTGGACACCGGGCGGCCTGAGCCTGGTCGGCTGGGGCGATGTCTCCCACCTGGCCGACAGCGCCCGCGACGAAGTCTTCAGCTGAACGCGGGCGGCCGCCACCCGGCGTGCACTAAGCACAAAAAAACAGCCGGACTGGATCCTCCAGCCCGGCTGTCTGCCATGGGCCGCCCGGTGCAGGGCGGCTGAACCGATCCCTTACGCCGGACGGGCGTAGGTCGAGGTGAACGACGCCTTGGCGATGGTGGTGGCGTTGACCATGAAACCGGTCAGCGCGGCCGTGGCGTCGTCCGGGATGTCCAGCTTGGGCACCGACAGCGCGTGCACGGTGAAGATGTAGCGGTGCGGCTTGTCACCGGGCGGGGGGCACATGCCGCCCCAGGCAAAGGCACCGTAGTCGTTGCGCATCTGGCGCGCGCCAGCGGGCAAGGTCCGGCTGCCCTTGGCGCCGGCATTGGCCGACAGTTCGCTGGTGCCTGCGGGCAGGTCCACCACCAGCCAGTGCCACCAGCCGCTGCCGGTGGGTGCGTCCGGGTCGTACACGGTCACGGCAAAGCTCTGGGCGTCGGCCGGGGCACCGGTCCACTGCAGCACGGGCGATTCGTTGCGACCGCCGCAGCCAAACACATCGGCCTCGAAGTGGGCGGGCACGCTGCCGCCAGCGGGAATGTCGGGACTGCTCAGGGTGAAAGTGGTCATGCTTGGAAACTCCTCATCACAAGCGCCTGAGTATGCCCGCCCGGCCTGCGGCGGCCAACCGCCTGGGCGACGGGTCCGGGCAGCGCCGCCATGGTCGCTGGCGCACACGGCATGCCCGCTGCAGAGGCGTACCGCCGCGCTGTCGTCCCAGCTGCAGCGCCATCGCCGGCCGCTCACGCTCTTATTGCGAATGAATATCAACTACACTCCGGCGGATGCACGGCATCTGCTGCCGTGCGCCCGTATTTCGCTCTTGCCGTGATTGCTCTCCATGTCTGAACTGCCTGCCTCCAGCCCGTATACCCCTTCCCGCCGTGACTGGCTCACCGGCGCCCTCGCCGCCCCGGCTCTGGCATTGGCGGGCTGTGCCACCCAGGCGGAATCGACAGCATCCATGACGCCTTCGTCCAACGCGCAACACTGGCAGCCCTGGTCCATGCCGGGGGTGCGCAGCTTCGACCTGCCGGCCGCCCCGCTGCCGGGCAGCAACGCGGCACGCCAGCACCGCGTGCTGGTGTATGTCCCGGAGGGCACGGCACCGGCTGGCGGCTGGCCGGTGATCTATGTGCTGGACGGGAATCTGATGTTCCCCTTCATCGCCCAGCTGGTACACAACCGCAGCGCCCGCGGACCGGAAATGCGCAGCGGCAGCGCCGTCGTCGTGGGCCTGGGCCATGCACTGCCGGAGCACAGCGGCGAGGTGCACGACCGCACCGCCCGCACCTATGACTACACCCTGCCGTACAACGGCGTGGGCCCCGACAGCCAGGGCCGCGCCCAGGGCGGGGCCGATGTGTTCCTGGACTTCATCGCCCAGCAGCTGCAACCGCTGCTGCGCACCGCCCTGCCCCTCCATCCCCAGCGGCAAACCCTGGTCGGCCATTCCTATGGCGGACTGTACACGCTACACGCCCTGTTCATGCGCCCCGGCATGTTCCAGCGCCACGTGGCAGCCAGCCCTTCGCTGTGGTGGGGCGATGGGGTGGTGGTACAGGAATGCCAGCGCTTCATTGCGCGCTACGGCCAGCAGGGCCAGGCGCTGCCCGGCGCTCTGAGCCTGCACCTGAGCCAGGGCAGCGAAGAGCTGGCCGGCCGCCGCCCTGCCAACCGCCCGGCCAATCCCGAGCGCGAAGCCGCCGCCCAGGCAGCGCGTGCGCTGGGCCTGGGCAACACAGCCGATCTGCCCGCGGCCCTGGCGGCCGTGCGCGGTCTGGACTGCAGCTACCAGGTCTGGCCCGGCGCCAACCATGGCGGCACCCAGCTCTACGCCTGCATGCAGGCCGCGCAGGTGGGCACCGCCTGGGACACCGCCCAGGGATGACCTTGCGCCGGCGGCGCACCCCGCCGCTGCCGATAATGCGCAGCGGTGGCCGCACCCTGCGGCCCCTTTGCCCCTTCGACCCGACTGAATACGCCATGCGACTGCTTCTGGCCCTGCTGCTGCCTTTCTCAGTGTTCTTCACCATCGGCCGTCCGTTTTCCGGCCTGCTGTGCCTGATCCTGCAGATCACGGTGATCGGCTGGATTCCTGCGGCCATCTGGGCCGTCTACGCGCTGAGCCAGTACAAGACCGACCAGAAGATCAAGGACGCGCTGGGCAAGCGCTGACCCTGGCGCTGCGGGCACGCGCAACCGCGACGAAGCCGGCGGTGAGTGGAGCACCAGACCATCGCCCGGTATGCGGCGTTCCTGCAGACTGCAAAGATTTTTTCAATCCGCGCATGCCGTGCGACGCTGCTCGCATCGCCCCAAGGATGGACGTACCGCCGGGTTGAAAAGATTTTTTCAACCCCTCTTCGACAACCTGTCACAGGAACCGCCGCCGCACCGCCACGGCATGGGCCGTTGCGGCCAGGGTGCATGCGCCGGACCGCGCCGTGGAGTCCCTTTTCGAGGGCGCCGGTGTGGACAGATTGTCCACGCCCACACCAAGCACCAATGCAGCCCGGTAAAATTGCGGCACATCAAACAACGCGCAGTTTTTTGGTGCCGCCGTGCCGTGGATGGTGCGGCTTTGCCGTGTCCGGGTTGCCACCACCTTCGTCCCAGAAGGTGCGGCCGTGGCGGGGTTGCCCCCAGCACACAGCCTGTCGGGCCCACGCCATGATGGGTGCATGCCACCTTTCTCTGCGACACCCCCCCGGCCCTCACCGGCCACCCCGGACCGCTGGCCGGTCGGGGCGAATTTCGTGCTGCAGGTCTGAACCACCTGCAGTTGTAGCTATCAGGCAAGGAGCATTGATGACCGAGCAGGCACTCTACGATCTGGCACCCGTGCTGGAGTTGATGCTGCTCGGCACCCTCATCGCCCTGGTGCCCCTGCTGTGGGTCTGGCGCCGCAACCGGCATGCCGGGGCCCAGCGCCGCTGGCAGGCGCTGGCGGTGCTCACGCTGTTCCTCACCTTCGATCTGGTGCTGTTCGGCGCCTTCACCCGGCTGACCGACTCCGGCCTGGGCTGCCCCGACTGGCCCGGCTGCTACGGCAACGCCAGCCCGTTGGGCGCACACGCGGAAATCACCGCCGCCCAGACCGCCATGCCCACCGGCCCGGTCACCCATGGCAAGGCCTGGGTGGAAATGATCCACCGCTACCTGGCCACCGGCGTGGGCGTGCTGATCATCGCCCTCACCGTGCTGGCCTGGCGCCAGCACCTGCGCAGCCCGCTGCGCGGCGCCATGCACCCGGCCTGGGCCTCGTTCACGCTGTTCTGGGTCTGCCTGCAGGGCGCATTTGGCGCGCTGACGGTGACCATGAAGCTCTTCCCCGCCATCGTCACCCTGCACCTGCTGGGTGGCACGGTGCTGCTGATGCTGCTGTGCGTGCAGGCCGTGGCCCACCAGCAGTTCGGCAACGCCACCCCACCCGCCCCGCTGCCAGCCGCCCTGCGCCACGGCGCCATGGCCTGCCTGGCCCTGGTGTTTCTGCAAGCGGCCCTGGGCGGCTGGGTGAGCACCAACTACGCCGTGCTGGCCTGCACCACCTTCCCGCAGTGCCAGGGCAGCTGGTGGCCAGCCATGGACTTCAGCCAGGCGTTCGAGCTGTGGCGCCCGCTGGGCCTGCAGGCCAATGGCAACCCCATCCACTTCGAGGCGTTGACCGCCATCCACTACGTCCACCGCCTGCTGGCCTACGCCGTGGTGGTGGCCCTGCTGACCCTGGCCTGGAAGCTGCGCCAGCAGCCCGTGCTGGCCGTGCAGCGCAAATGGCTGCTGGGCCTGCTGGCCCTGCAGGTGGCCACCGGCCTGTCGAACGTGGTGCTGGACTGGCCCCTGGTGGCCGCCGTGCTGCACACCGGCGGCGCCGCCGCCCTGGTGCTGGTGCTGACCTGGTCGCTGGCCACCACCCGCACCGCCCCTTCTGTTTCTGTTTTGCATGCGCCCCAAGGCGCCCGGAGAGCTCGCGCATGAATGCCGAAGTCCTTACCTCCCCGTCGCGGTGGACCCAGTTCTACGCCCTGACCAAGCCCCGCGTGGTGCAGCTGATCGTGTTCTGCGCCTTCATCGGCATGGTGCTGGCCGTCCCCGGCCTGCCCACCGCCGCCCAGTGGGTGCACATGGCCGTGGCCTGCATCGGCATCTGGCTGGTGGCCGGCGCGGCCGCCGCCTTCAACTGCCTGGTGGAACGCCATATCGATGCGCGGATGAAGCGCACCAGCTGGCGCCCCACAGCCAAGGGCGAGCTCTCGCCGCAGCAGGCACTGGCCTTCTCGGCCCTGCTGTGCACCGTGGGTGCTGCCATCCTGCTGGCCTTCACCAACACGCTGACCATGTGGCTGACATTGGCCACCTTCATTGGCTACGCGGTGATCTACACCGTGGTGCTCAAGCCCGCCACCCCCCAGAACATCGTGATCGGCGGCGCGTCCGGTGCCATGCCTCCCGTGCTGGGCTGGGCCGCCATGACCGGCGATGTGGGCCCCGAAGCGCTGATCCTGTTCCTGATCATCTTCCTGTGGACCCCGCCCCACTTCTGGGCCCTGGCGCTGTACCGCGTGGAAGACTACAAGAAGTCCGGCCTGCCCATGCTGCCAGTGACCCACGGCCCGCGCTACACCCAGCTGCAGATCCTGCTGTACACGCTGGTGCTGTTTGCCGGTTGCCTGCTGCCGGTCATCTTCGGCATGAGCGGCTGGCTCTACCTGGCCGTGGCCAGCGTGCTGTGCCTGGGCTTCAGCTGGTATGCGCTGCGCCTGTGGATGAACTATTCCGACGCGCTGGCACGCAAGACCTTCCGCTTCTCGCTGATCCACCTCAGCGGCGTGTTTGCCGCCCTGCTGATCGACCACTATCTGGTGGGCACGGTGTACTGACACGCCGAAAAAAGGTCTCCGCCCGACAGACACCCCAGCCCGCTGTACCCGCAGCGGGCTTTTTTGTGGGTCGCCAGCTTCAGCCTCGGTCCCGGGGTGGCCAACGCGCAGGCAGGGGGCTGTGCGGCAGATCGCCAACGCCTCCCGGCGGGCCGATCCACCGGGGCAGACCGGCATCGCCCCAGCGGCGACCTGTGCTGTTGTGCTGTGCGCCGCGAAGCGCAGGCCAGCAGCCTCAGCTCACCCTGCGTTTTTCCAGCTTGCGGGCGAGGGTGCGGCGGTGCATGCCCAGCCGGCGTGCGGCTTCGGAGATGTTGAAATCCACCTCGGCCAGGGTCTCGTGGATATGTTCCCACTCCAGCGTCTTGATGCTGGTGGCCCGCGCCGTCAGCTCCACCTCGGCATCGCCTTCCAGGCGGCCGAACGCGGCTTCGATGTCGTCGGTATTGGACGGCTTGGCCAGGTAGTGGCAGGCGCCCAGCTTCACGGCTTCGACGGCGGTGGCAATGCTGGCAAAGCCCGTCAGCACCACGATCAGCGCCTCGGGGTTGTGCTGGTGCAGCATCTGCACGCAGCTCAGGCCCGAGGCATTGCCCGCCAGCTTCAGGTCCATCACCGCATACTGCGGGCGGTGCACCTGCAGCAGCTCGGCCACCTCGTCCGCGCTGGAGGCCTGGATCACCTGGTAGCCACGCCGCTCGAACGAGCGCGCCAGCGTACGGGCGAAGGCGGCATCGTCTTCAACCAGCAGCAATTGGCGTGGGGTGTCCATGGTCGTTCTCCAGAGTGATGGATGCCAGCGGCAGGCGGATGCGCACCTCGGCACCGCCGTGCATGCGGTTGCCGGCCTGCACGCTGCCGCCCAGGGAGCGCACCACGTTCACAACCAGGAACAGCCCCACGCCCCGGCCCGGACGGCCTTGCTTGGTGGACTGGTAGGGCTTGCCCAGGTTGGCCAGGATGGCCTCGGTGAAGCCGGGGCCCAGGTCGCGCACCACCAGTTCCAGCTGGTCGTCGCTGCGTTCCAGGTGCAGGTGCACCTCCTGCGGCGATGCCTCGAAAGCATTGTCCAGCACATTGCAAATCACCTGCTCCAGCGCGGTATCCGAGAGGATGGGCACATCGCGTTCGAGCTGGTGGGTGAAGAAGAATTTCTCGGGCTCGTGGTGCTGGCGCCAGCGCGCCACCAGCTGCTCCAGGAACTGCAGCAGCGTGGTCGATTCCAGCCCGGCCGCCCGCGTCTCGCCCGCCGACAGCAGCACGCCGTTGACGATGGCCTTGCAGCGCAGCAGCTGTTCCTGCATTTCGGCCAGATCGGCCATCATGTCGGCATCCTCGCGCACCTGGCGCATGTGCTGCCAGTCTCCCAGGATCACCGACATGGTGGCCAGCGGCGTGCCCAGTTCATGGGCAGCGCCGGTGGCCAGCAGGCCCATGCGCACAATGTGCTCTTCCTCGCTGGCGCGCTGGCGCATGTCGGCCAGGCGGCTGTCGCGCTGGCGCAGGTTGGACACCACCTGGGTGATGAACACCACCATCAGGATGGTGGTCAGCGCAAAGCAGATCAGCAGGCCCAGGGTGTACAGATTGGGCAGCCCCCCGCCCAGCACCACCGGCAGCGGCTGGTAGCAGAACGCCAGCGCCACCACACAGACGGCGGTGATGCCCACCATGGCCCAGGCGTACTGCGGGCGCAGCAACACCGTGCCCAGAATGACCTGCAGCAGGAACAGATAGATGAAGGGGTTGTTCACCCCCCCGCTCAGATACAGCTGCAGCGCCAGGGCCACCACATCGGCCAGCAAGGCCCCGAACAGCACCCGGGGCGTGACGGTGGCCGGGCGCCACTGCAGCCACAGCATATAGCCCAGATTGGTCAGCGCCAGGGCCGAGACCACGGCCATCATCGGCAGCAGCGGCAGGGCAATGCCCATGCCCGAATGCACCAGCGAGATGGTGATGACCTGCCCCACCACGGCCAGCCAGCGCAGCTGGATCAGCAGGCGCAGGTTCTTGCGTTCCGTGTTGCGTTCAACGCGGGAGGAGGAAGGTTCGGCAGCAAACAGCACCCGATGATTGTGCCCAGGTGCGCCGCGCCCCGTTGTCCCTGCGCCGGGTGGGGGCGCTGTGCATACGGCTATTGCGCCAGTACCTCAAAAGAAGCGCTGCCTGTGCCCTTGGCACCACCCCTGCCGTTGGGAATCCCCTCGGCAGGACGGTAGAAGGCCGCAGGCAGCCCACATTCTTACGCAGCGGCGTCTTCACGCGCGCGGCGCTCATGGCGCACCACCAGCCAGGCGGCCAGCAGCACCATCAGCGCCAGGCCGTACCAGGTCAGCGCGTACACCGCGTGGGTGTTGCTGAACTGGATCACCGTCATGCCGGGGCGGGGCCACTGGTTCTCGGCCACGGCTTGGCCGGGCAGGCCCTGGTCGATGAAGAACGGCGCGGCCTGCGCCAGCCCCTTGGCAGCGGCAATGGCCGCCACATCGCGCGAATGCCAGCGGTCTTCGGCCGCAGCGTTCTCGCGCATGAAGCCGCCCTTGGGCTCGCTCAGGCGCAGCAGGCCGGTCACGGCCACCGTCTCGGCGGCGGCACCGGCGGTACCGGGGGCAGCGGCCGCAATGCGGTCGGCAAACGCCTTGCGCTCTGCGGTCGGCACGAAACCGCGGTTCACCAGCACCTGGGAGCCATCGGCCTGCTGCAGCGGCGTCAGCAGCCAGAAGCCAGCACCGAGCTCGCTCACGGCCTGGGTCAGCACGCTGCGCCCTTCCAGCCACCGGCCTTGCGCGGACACCGGCAGGTATTCGTGGGTTTCCTTGCTGATCCGGGGCCAGTCGGCCGGTGCCGGCACGGCCACCGGCTGGGCATGTACGCGCTGGTCGATGCGCTCGATGAGATCGAGCTTCCATGCGCGCCGCTGCACCTGCCACGTCCCCAGACTGAGGAAGGAAATAAAAAGGGCGATGCCCGCTAACGCGAGCACCGCCTTCGTGAAGGTGGAACGGGTGCGCTTGCGCGCCCCCGAAGTTTCAACCGTCATTAGTTGCTGCCATGGGCACCATGGGCAGACTGCTCGGCAGGTGCCGGTGCAGCCGCTTCGCTTGCGGCAGGCGCTTGCACCGCAGGCGCAGCCGTGTCCGCCGCGGCGGGCTGGCTGACCGCCGGAGCGCTCTCGTGCGTCGGCATCATGTGGGCGTTCATCTGGTACATCACCCACAGCGTACCGGCCACGGCAATGGCCAGGAAGACCGCCGTGAAGACGGTGGACAGCATGGTCCAGCCACCCTGGATCTTGCCGTTCATGTGCAGGAAGTACACCATGTGCACCACCACCTGAACGATGGCAAAGGCACCCAGCACCACCAGACCGGTAGCGCGGTCCTCGATGGCACCGCTCATCACCAGGTAGAACGGAATCACCGTCAGGATCACCGCCAGGATGAAGCCCTTGACGTAGTCACCCATGGTGACGTGCAGATCATCGTGGTCATGATGGTCGCCATGACCGGCGTGAAGGTCGTGTGCGCTCATTTACAGCACCCCCATCAGATACACAAAGGTGAACACACCGATCCAGACCACGTCCAAGAAGTGCCAGAACATCGACAGGCAGTTGATGCGACGCACATTGGCTTCGATCAGGCCGTGCTTGCTGATCTGGATCATCAGCGTGACCAGCCAGATCAGGCCGAAGGTCACGTGCAGGCCGTGGGTGCCCACCAGCGTGAAGAACGACGACAGGAAGGCGCTGCGCTGGGGCGTGGCACCTTGGTGGATCAGGTGGTGGAACTCATAGAGTTCCACGCCCAGGAAGCACAGACCCAGCACGCCGGTGATGGCCAGCCAGGTCAGCGTGCCGCCGACGTTCTTCTTTTGCTTTTGCAGCATGGCAAAGCCGAAGGTGATGGACGACAGCAGCAGGAAGGCCGTGTTGATGGCCACCAGCGACAGGTCGAACAGTTCCTTGCCCGTGGGGCCGGCGGCATAGTTGCGACCCAGCACGCCAAAGGTGGCGAACAGGGCAGCGAAGATGAGACAGTCGCTCATCAGGTAGAGCCAGAAGCCCAGCGAGGTGCCGTTCTCTGGATGGGGCTCGTGCGCGAGGTGGTATTCCCGCGGAGCCAGGGCGCCTGCGGCGCCTGCGTTATGACGGATATCAGACATGGCGAGCGAGCTGCAGAGTGCGGGCTTCTTCCGTGGCGACCACTTCGGCGGCCGGGATGTAGAAGTCACGCTTGTAGTTGAAGGTATGGATGATCGAAGCCACGATCACGGCTGCGAACGACACGCCTGCCAGCCACCAGATGTGCCAGATCAGCGCAAAGCCCAATACCAGCGACAGGCCCGAGATCACCACGCCGGCGCCGGTGTTGGCGGGCATGTGGATGGGCTGGAAGCCCGCCAGCGGACGTTGGTAGCTGTGCTTCTTCATGTCCCACCAGGCATCGATGTCGTGCACCACGGGGGTGAAGGCAAAGTTGTACTGGGGAGGAGGCGAGGAAGTGGCCCACTCCAGCGTACGGCCACCCCAGGGGTCGCCGGACTCGTCACGCAGCTGGTCGCGCTTGAAGAAGCTGACGACGAGCTGGATCAGGAAGCAGCCGATACCGGCGGCGATCATGGCGGCGCCCAGCGCAGCGATGATGAACCAGATTTGCAGCGAAGGATCTTCGAAGTGGTTGGCACGGCGGGTCACACCCATCAGGCCCAGGATGTACAGGGGCGTGAAGGCCACCCAGAAGCCCACCAGCCACAGCCAGAACGAGCACTTGCCCCAGAACACATCCAGCTTGTAGCCGAAGGCCTTGGGATACCAGTAGTTGATGGCGGCGAACACGGCAAACACCACGCCGCCGATGATCACGTTGTGGAAGTGCGCGATCAGGAACAGCGAGTTGTGCAGCACGAAGTCGGCCGGAGGCACTGCCAGCAGCACGCCGGTCATGCCGCCGATGGCGAAGGTGCACATGAAGGCCACGGTCCACATCATGGGCAGATCAAACTTGATGCGGCCCTTGTACATGGTGAACAGCCAGTTGAAGATCTTGGCGCCCGTCGGGATCGAGATGATCATCGTCGTGATGCCGAAGAACGTGTTCACGCTGGCGCCCGAACCCATGGTGAAGAAGTGGTGCAGCCACACCAGGTAGGACAGGATGGTGATACACACCGTCGCGTACACCATGGAGGTGTAACCGAACAGACGCTTCTTGCTGAAGGTGGCCACGATTTCCGAGAACACGCCGAAAGCCGGCAGCACCAGGATGTACACCTCAGGGTGACCCCAGATCCAGATCAGGTTCACGTACAACATGGCGTTGCCACCGAAGTCGTTCGAGAAGAAATGGGTACCCAGGTAACGGTCCAGCGACATCAGCACCAGGGCTGCGGTCAGCATGGGGAAGGACGCCACGATCAGGGCGTTGGTGCACAGCGAGGTCCAGACGAAGACGGGCATCTTCATCAGGTTCATGCCGGGCGCGCGCATCTTGATGATGGTGACGATCAGGTTGATACCCGACAGCGTCGTGCCCACACCGGCAATCTGCAATGCCCAGATGTAGTAATCCAGACCGGTGCTTCCGCTCTGGTTGCCCAGATTGGACAGTGCCAGCCAGCCCGAGGTGGAGAACTCGCCCAGGAACAGGGAGATCATCACCAGCACGGCACCGGCCGTGGTCATCCAGAAGCTGAAGTTGTTCAGGAACGGGAAGGACACGTCACGCGCACCGATTTGCAGCGGCACCAGATAGTTCATCAGGCCGGTCACAAAAGGCATGGCCACAAAGAAGATCATGATCACGCCGTGGGCAGTGAAGATCTGGTCGTAGTGGTGCGGAGGCAGGTAGCCCAGGTTGTCGCCGAAGGCCATGGCCTGCTGCAGACGCATCATGGCCGCGTCGGCAAAGCCGCGCAGGAACATGACCAGACCCAGGATCATGTACATGATGCCGATCTTCTTGTGGTCGATCGAGCAGATCCAGTCGCGCCACAGAGGGCCCCAGAGGCGGAACTTGGTCAGTGCCGCCATCATCACCAGGCCACCCAGGACCACGGCGATGAAAGTCCATAACACGATGGGCTCATGCGCCATCGGTACGGCGTCCCAGCTGATCCGCCCGATGAGCGGATCGTTGGGCAAGGTTGTATTTCCAGACATATCGAGTCTCTTGCTAAGTGGCGGCCCCGCTCGCAGGCGCAGGCCAGACCGCCGTCAATGCTTACTGCTGTGCCACAGCACCCGGTTGATCGCGTTGGTCCAGGAGGGCCACCACGCGGTCAGCGTTCTGGACCGTGCACACGTCCTGGGGCAGGTTCAGACCTGCGGCCTTCATGTAGGCTTCGCCGCCGGCAGCGTCGATGGCCATCATGTGGTGCATGCACATCTTTCCGTCTTCCACGCAACGGTTCAGCACCTTGCTGTAGAGGCCGTCTTCCACGCTGGAGAAGCGCTTCACGGGATCCCGCTCGCTGGGCTTGGCTAGGTCGAGGTAGGCGTCACGGGTCAGGGGCTGGCCTTCGGCCTTGGCCTTGGCAACCCAGGCGTCGAAGCCTTCGTTGCTCAGACCGTGGAACTTGAAGGTCATGCCGGCAAAACCGGCACCGCTGTAGTGCGATGCCAGGCCGTGGAACACGCCTTCCTTGTTGATCACCGCATTCAGCTGGGTTTCCATGCCGGGCATGGCATAGATCATGCCGGCCAGGTCAGGCACATAGAACGCATTCATGGTGGAGGTGGCGGTCAGCTTGAAGCGGATCGGGCGATCCACCGGTGCAGCCAGCTCGTTCACCGTGGCGATGCCTTGCTCGGGCAGGAAGAACAGCCACTTCCAGTCCATGGCCACCACTTCCACTTCCAGGGGCTTGATTTCGGGCGCCAAGGCCTTAGTTTCAGACACACGGTCCAGCGGACGGTAGGGGTCGAGCTTGTGGGTGCTGATCCAGGTCAGGGCG comes from the Comamonas terrigena NBRC 13299 genome and includes:
- the cyoA gene encoding ubiquinol oxidase subunit II — its product is MFQSKEIRGPAWLAAAALIASLTGCSKAVVLNPAGDIAAQQGQLVVTATLLMLIIIVPVILLTLLFAWKYRQSNTEAEYDPEWHHSTALELVIWSVPLIIIIALGALTWISTHKLDPYRPLDRVSETKALAPEIKPLEVEVVAMDWKWLFFLPEQGIATVNELAAPVDRPIRFKLTATSTMNAFYVPDLAGMIYAMPGMETQLNAVINKEGVFHGLASHYSGAGFAGMTFKFHGLSNEGFDAWVAKAKAEGQPLTRDAYLDLAKPSERDPVKRFSSVEDGLYSKVLNRCVEDGKMCMHHMMAIDAAGGEAYMKAAGLNLPQDVCTVQNADRVVALLDQRDQPGAVAQQ